A stretch of DNA from Mesorhizobium onobrychidis:
GCCGCCGAGGCTTTCGGCCAGGGTGAACAGTTGCGTGTGTTCGAGGAAGCGTTTGGTGCCGGCGAGGTCGCGGTCGAGCTCGACCGTGATCATGCCGCCGAAGGCATGCATCTGCCGCCCGGCGATGGCGTGCTGCGGGTGGCTGGGAAGACCAGGATAGATGACGCGGCGGATGTCGGGGCGGCTTTCCAGCCAGTGCGCGATCTTCTGGCCGTTCGAGGAATGGCGCTCCATCCTCAGCGCCAGCGTCTTGAGGCCGCGCAGCGCCAGGAAACTATCGAACGGCCCTGATATGGCGCCGATGGCGTTCTGCAGGAATTTCAGGCGGTCGGCGAGATCCTTGTTGTCGCCGACCACGGCGACGCCGCCGACCATGTCGGAATGGCCGTTGAGGTATTTCGTCGTCGAGTGGACTGATATGTCGATGCCGAGCTCCAGCGGCCGCTGCAGATAGGGGCTGCAGAAGGTGTTGTCGGCAACCGAGAGCACGCCTTTGCGCCTGGCCAGTGCGGCGACGGCTTCGAGATCGACGACACGCAGCAGCGGGTTGGTTGGCGTCTCGACCCAGAGCATTTTGGTTTCCGGGCGGATCGCCGCCTCGACCGCGGCCAGATCGGTGAAGTCGACGAAGTCGACCTGC
This window harbors:
- a CDS encoding cystathionine gamma-synthase — translated: MTVRETLSGRNRLAFSTRTIHGGQSHDPTTGAVMVPIYATSTYGQQSPGVHKGFEYARSQNPTRFAFERAVADLESGAAAFAFASGLAAIATIFELLDSGAHVVATDDIYGGTFRLLERVRKRSANLQVDFVDFTDLAAVEAAIRPETKMLWVETPTNPLLRVVDLEAVAALARRKGVLSVADNTFCSPYLQRPLELGIDISVHSTTKYLNGHSDMVGGVAVVGDNKDLADRLKFLQNAIGAISGPFDSFLALRGLKTLALRMERHSSNGQKIAHWLESRPDIRRVIYPGLPSHPQHAIAGRQMHAFGGMITVELDRDLAGTKRFLEHTQLFTLAESLGGVESLIEHPALMTHGSIPAGKRAEIGISDSLVRLSAGIEDGDDLIADLDQALAS